The following coding sequences are from one Microbacterium sp. SORGH_AS_0969 window:
- a CDS encoding Gfo/Idh/MocA family protein encodes MSAPVGVGIIGAGVISDTYLENLTSFPDVTVLAVGDIDTERARAKAEKYGVASWGTADEVLGNPDIQVVVNLTIPAVHVEVSSAAIAAGKHVWTEKPLGLDRVGAAQLLRDAEAAGLRIGSAPDTVLGPGFQSAKRAILDGVIGQPVFAQASFQTQGPDLWHPGPQFLFARGAGPLLDMGPYYLTALVSLLGPVDRVAALGAKPQARREIHAGPDEGTFFDVEVPTTVQLLAAFESGQQAQGQFSFDSALERHGVLEIHGTEGTIVLPDPNRFEGPTRYVKPLGVLRDGARFDQPWIDVEQEGVVVGRGLGLLDMVRAIAEDRPHVATGELGYHVLDIMLSAEESIENAAFTTVESTLAAPVPVVPRDFDPFARTI; translated from the coding sequence GTGAGCGCCCCCGTGGGAGTCGGCATCATCGGTGCCGGCGTCATCAGCGACACCTACCTCGAGAACCTCACGTCGTTCCCCGACGTGACGGTGCTCGCGGTCGGCGACATCGACACGGAGCGCGCCCGCGCCAAGGCCGAGAAGTACGGCGTGGCCTCGTGGGGCACCGCCGACGAGGTGCTCGGCAATCCCGACATCCAGGTCGTCGTCAACCTCACGATCCCCGCTGTCCACGTCGAGGTCTCGTCCGCCGCGATCGCCGCGGGCAAGCACGTCTGGACGGAGAAGCCGCTCGGCCTGGATCGCGTCGGCGCCGCGCAGCTCCTGCGCGACGCCGAGGCGGCGGGCCTGCGCATCGGCTCCGCGCCCGACACCGTGCTCGGCCCGGGATTCCAGTCCGCCAAGCGCGCGATCCTCGACGGCGTGATCGGCCAGCCCGTGTTCGCGCAGGCGTCGTTCCAGACGCAGGGTCCCGACCTCTGGCATCCGGGACCGCAGTTCCTCTTCGCGCGCGGCGCCGGCCCCCTGCTCGATATGGGCCCGTACTACCTGACCGCACTGGTGAGCCTGCTCGGTCCGGTGGACCGGGTCGCCGCCCTCGGCGCGAAGCCCCAGGCGCGGCGCGAGATCCACGCCGGTCCCGACGAGGGCACGTTCTTCGACGTCGAGGTGCCCACCACGGTGCAGCTACTCGCGGCGTTCGAGAGTGGTCAGCAGGCCCAGGGCCAGTTCAGCTTCGACTCGGCGCTCGAGCGCCACGGCGTGCTCGAGATCCACGGCACCGAGGGCACGATCGTGCTGCCCGACCCCAACCGCTTCGAGGGGCCGACGCGCTATGTCAAGCCGCTCGGCGTGCTGCGCGACGGCGCCCGGTTCGACCAGCCCTGGATCGATGTCGAGCAGGAGGGCGTGGTCGTCGGCCGCGGCCTGGGGCTGCTCGACATGGTCCGCGCAATCGCCGAGGACCGTCCGCACGTCGCGACCGGCGAGCTCGGCTACCACGTGCTCGACATCATGCTGTCGGCCGAGGAGTCGATCGAGAACGCGGCCTTCACGACCGTCGAGAGCACGCTCGCGGCTCCCGTCCCCGTCGTGCCCCGCGACTTCGATCCCTTCGCGCGCACGATCTGA
- a CDS encoding sugar phosphate isomerase/epimerase has translation MSLPLPSVQLYTLAAEFTADPGGSLDRLAAIGLRNVEAFDFVRRPAEIRAALDASGLAAPTGHAPLLSDELWTPDGSIPTPAPEVVFEAAAEIGISTVIDPFVDPARWVTADGIADIAERLNKAADVAATFGLNVGYHNHAQEFLIDVDGKSGFEHFVSLTDERVAIELDLFWALTGGQDVPALVQRLGSRLVAVHVKDGIVPVPNPFAPDADRSATRQLDQRRPGEGQVPLVEAMQVASDVKYAVIEYDQAPGDVFDDIAASYAFLLEKGLAA, from the coding sequence ATGTCGCTCCCTCTCCCTTCCGTCCAGCTCTACACGCTGGCCGCAGAATTCACCGCCGACCCGGGCGGGTCGCTCGACCGCCTCGCCGCGATCGGCCTCCGCAACGTCGAGGCGTTCGACTTCGTGCGCCGCCCCGCCGAGATCCGCGCGGCTCTGGATGCCAGTGGCCTGGCCGCCCCGACCGGACACGCCCCGCTGCTCTCGGACGAGCTGTGGACGCCCGACGGCTCCATTCCCACCCCCGCTCCCGAGGTGGTCTTCGAGGCCGCTGCCGAGATCGGCATCTCGACCGTGATCGACCCCTTCGTCGACCCCGCGCGCTGGGTGACCGCCGACGGGATCGCCGACATCGCCGAGCGCCTCAACAAGGCGGCCGACGTCGCCGCCACCTTCGGCCTGAACGTCGGGTACCACAACCACGCGCAGGAGTTCCTCATCGACGTCGACGGCAAGAGCGGCTTCGAGCACTTCGTGTCGCTGACCGACGAGCGCGTCGCGATCGAGCTCGACCTGTTCTGGGCGCTGACCGGCGGCCAGGACGTGCCGGCCCTCGTGCAGCGTCTCGGTTCGCGCCTGGTGGCGGTGCACGTCAAGGACGGCATCGTCCCGGTGCCCAACCCCTTCGCTCCGGATGCCGACCGCAGTGCCACGCGACAGCTCGACCAGCGTCGTCCCGGCGAGGGCCAGGTACCCCTCGTCGAGGCGATGCAGGTCGCCTCCGACGTGAAGTACGCGGTCATCGAGTACGACCAGGCTCCCGGTGACGTGTTCGACGACATCGCCGCCAGCTACGCGTTCCTCCTCGAGAAGGGTCTCGCCGCGTGA